From Verrucomicrobiota bacterium, one genomic window encodes:
- a CDS encoding response regulator transcription factor yields MKRITVLLAEDHAIVREGFRSLLKHERDIEVVGEAETGRQAVALVKTLRPAVVVMDIAMPLLNGLEATRQIRKDFPDTKVLILSAHSDDAYVEQVTELGAVGFLLKQTSSDNLATAIREVQKGNTFFSPAIAKRLNGRDRKSLNRVVRLKKGGNRLSSREVEVLQLIAEGKANKQVADELGVSFKTVDKHRQHLMAKLNIHDTAGLTRYAISAGIIESSVQLTII; encoded by the coding sequence ATGAAACGAATCACTGTCCTACTGGCTGAAGACCACGCAATTGTCCGGGAAGGGTTTCGGTCACTATTGAAACACGAACGCGACATTGAAGTGGTCGGTGAAGCGGAGACTGGCCGCCAGGCAGTCGCCTTGGTCAAAACACTGCGGCCCGCCGTGGTTGTGATGGACATCGCCATGCCGTTGTTGAATGGCTTGGAAGCCACCCGGCAAATTCGCAAAGATTTTCCCGACACCAAGGTGCTCATTCTCTCCGCGCACAGTGATGACGCTTACGTTGAGCAAGTGACCGAGTTGGGTGCCGTGGGATTTTTGCTCAAACAAACCTCCTCAGACAATCTGGCCACGGCGATCCGCGAGGTCCAAAAAGGCAACACCTTTTTCAGCCCGGCCATTGCCAAGCGCCTCAATGGTCGCGATCGGAAGTCGCTCAATCGAGTGGTACGGCTCAAGAAGGGAGGTAACCGCCTCAGTTCGCGCGAGGTGGAGGTGCTCCAGTTGATTGCCGAAGGCAAGGCCAACAAACAGGTCGCCGACGAACTGGGGGTGAGCTTCAAAACGGTGGACAAACATCGGCAGCATCTCATGGCAAAGCTTAACATCCACGACACCGCCGGACTCACCCGCTACGCCATCAGTGCGGGCATCATCGAGAGCAGTGTGCAGTTGACCATCATCTAG
- a CDS encoding sensor histidine kinase: MKRKLTGLSRQYQAALGKHLKQGPRASLQPAKGLGRRAMALGLETLDLARFHEQALITLVLPTHAPSTRDGMIRRAGTFFAEAITPLEETHRTAHDTNVHLGKMNDALRQRTVDLAISNQQLKEEIAQRKLAEEALKKSEQHYGVLLEQSRQMQEQLRLLSRQLLSAQEEERKRISRELHDVIAQTLTSINIRLAALKKEAALNTKGLERSIARTQRLVEHSVNIVHRFARELRPTVLDDLGLIPALHTFMKHFKEETGIHVSLSAFAAVEHVNGDKRTVLYRVAQEALNNVARHAHASRVQVEIQKLDGVLCMKIKDNGKGFPVQRVLHTKKHKRLGLLGMRERVEMVSGNFTVESVPGKGTTIRAQIPFGSGSARRERRTR; the protein is encoded by the coding sequence ATGAAACGTAAGTTGACCGGCTTGTCGCGCCAATATCAGGCGGCGTTGGGAAAACACCTGAAGCAAGGTCCGCGGGCGAGCTTGCAGCCGGCGAAAGGACTGGGACGCCGGGCCATGGCCCTAGGTCTGGAGACGTTGGATCTAGCCCGCTTCCACGAGCAAGCTTTGATCACACTCGTGTTGCCCACCCACGCCCCCAGCACCCGGGACGGAATGATACGGCGGGCGGGAACTTTTTTTGCCGAGGCCATCACCCCGCTTGAGGAAACGCATCGCACCGCGCACGATACCAACGTGCACTTGGGGAAGATGAACGACGCGCTACGCCAACGTACCGTGGATCTGGCCATTTCCAATCAGCAGTTGAAAGAGGAAATTGCCCAGCGCAAGTTGGCGGAGGAAGCCCTCAAGAAAAGCGAGCAACACTACGGCGTGTTGTTGGAGCAGTCGCGGCAGATGCAGGAACAATTGCGGCTGCTTTCCCGACAGCTTCTCTCGGCGCAGGAGGAAGAGCGCAAGCGGATCAGCCGCGAACTGCATGACGTTATTGCCCAGACATTGACGAGCATCAATATTCGGCTAGCCGCCTTGAAAAAGGAGGCCGCCCTCAACACGAAGGGCCTGGAGCGAAGCATCGCTCGCACGCAACGACTGGTGGAGCACTCCGTGAACATCGTGCATCGGTTCGCTCGTGAACTGCGCCCGACAGTGCTGGACGACTTGGGACTGATTCCCGCCCTCCATACGTTTATGAAACATTTCAAGGAGGAGACGGGTATCCACGTCAGCCTGTCGGCCTTTGCTGCGGTTGAGCACGTGAACGGTGACAAACGAACCGTGCTCTATCGCGTCGCCCAGGAAGCGCTCAACAATGTGGCCCGCCATGCGCATGCGAGCCGGGTACAGGTGGAGATTCAGAAACTGGATGGCGTCCTTTGCATGAAAATAAAAGACAACGGCAAAGGTTTTCCAGTGCAACGTGTGTTGCACACCAAAAAGCACAAGCGATTGGGGCTGCTCGGCATGAGAGAACGGGTGGAAATGGTCAGCGGCAACTTCACCGTCGAATCCGTCCCAGGCAAAGGCACGACTATTCGCGCACAAATCCCGTTTGGCAGCGGCAGTGCGCGGAGGGAGCGGAGAACCCGCTGA
- a CDS encoding B12-binding domain-containing radical SAM protein, with translation MKVLLLYPEFPDTFWSFKHALKFIRKKASLPPLGLLTVAALLPEGWTKCLVDANVRKLSEEDLAWSDVVFISAMIAQQDSAHDLITRCRAAGKTIVAGGPLFTLGHEQFPEVDHFVLNEAEVTLPEFLRDFERRAARRVYVSSEFPDIRRTPAPLWELADLGRYASMSVQFSRGCPFDCDFCNITAMFGHRPRTKTTAQMIAELDGLHRAGWRGAVFFVDDNFIGNKRFLKEELLPALIEWQKRGRGTPFFTEASINLADDPELMRMMVEAGFNQVFVGIETPEAAGLAECNKRQNQKRDLVADVKRIQRAGLEVQGGFIVGFDSDTPTIFARQMEFIQQSGIVTAMVGLLQAVPGTKLHQRLSGQGRLIGQTTGNNLDGTTNFIPRMNRETLREGYRNLMGHIYAPGPYYQRIRTFLREYTPPKIPGSLNWRYFMAFLHANVRLGIFGRERFHYWRLLIWTFFHRPSHFPLAVTFSIYGHHFRKTCRVLGL, from the coding sequence ATGAAAGTGTTGCTGCTATACCCGGAATTCCCGGACACGTTCTGGAGTTTCAAGCACGCGCTGAAATTTATCCGCAAGAAAGCTTCGTTACCACCGCTGGGTCTGCTCACCGTGGCGGCATTGCTGCCGGAGGGTTGGACGAAATGCCTGGTGGATGCCAACGTGCGGAAACTGAGCGAAGAGGACCTGGCCTGGTCGGATGTCGTGTTCATTAGCGCGATGATCGCCCAACAGGATTCGGCGCACGACCTGATCACGCGTTGCCGCGCCGCAGGCAAGACGATCGTGGCGGGGGGGCCGCTGTTCACCCTGGGCCACGAGCAATTTCCTGAAGTTGACCATTTCGTGCTGAATGAGGCCGAGGTGACCTTGCCGGAGTTTTTGCGTGACTTCGAGCGCCGCGCCGCTCGGCGTGTCTATGTCTCATCAGAATTCCCCGACATCCGGCGGACGCCGGCGCCGTTGTGGGAGCTGGCGGATTTGGGACGATACGCCTCGATGAGCGTGCAGTTCTCGCGTGGTTGCCCGTTCGACTGCGATTTCTGCAACATCACCGCGATGTTCGGGCATCGGCCGCGCACCAAGACCACGGCGCAAATGATCGCCGAGCTGGATGGTCTCCACCGGGCTGGCTGGCGCGGGGCGGTATTTTTCGTGGACGACAATTTCATCGGCAACAAGCGTTTCCTTAAGGAGGAGTTGTTGCCGGCATTGATCGAGTGGCAGAAACGCGGACGCGGCACTCCATTCTTCACCGAAGCGTCCATCAATCTGGCCGACGATCCAGAGTTGATGCGGATGATGGTCGAGGCGGGTTTCAACCAGGTGTTTGTCGGCATCGAGACCCCGGAGGCGGCGGGCCTGGCCGAATGCAACAAGCGCCAGAACCAGAAGCGCGACCTGGTCGCCGATGTGAAGCGCATCCAGCGCGCGGGGTTGGAAGTGCAGGGCGGGTTTATCGTTGGGTTCGACAGCGACACGCCGACGATCTTTGCGCGGCAGATGGAGTTTATCCAGCAAAGCGGCATCGTCACGGCGATGGTCGGCCTGCTGCAAGCCGTCCCCGGCACAAAGCTTCACCAACGGTTGAGCGGCCAGGGTCGGCTGATCGGCCAGACGACCGGCAACAATTTGGATGGAACAACCAACTTCATTCCGCGGATGAATCGGGAGACGTTACGCGAGGGTTATCGAAATCTGATGGGACACATTTATGCCCCGGGGCCCTATTACCAGCGCATCCGCACATTCCTGCGCGAGTACACGCCTCCGAAAATCCCCGGCTCATTGAACTGGCGATATTTCATGGCGTTCCTTCATGCCAATGTCCGCCTCGGCATTTTCGGTCGTGAACGTTTCCATTACTGGCGCTTGCTGATCTGGACCTTCTTCCATCGCCCCTCCCATTTTCCGCTGGCCGTCACCTTCTCCATTTACGGCCATCACTTTCGCAAGACGTGCCGGGTGCTGGGACTGTGA
- a CDS encoding DUF3494 domain-containing protein, whose translation MGMALALAVMYPNHDSIAKNSNKGGTSILHLNFVTAMLNTGVDPDASGSVNGKLNRQGNASNQRLQISLANLDPNTTYQLAAFIGDDTNSTSVASFTTDANGAFKVTYVKKSQGKGSAGGQPLPDALHPLRNVRELDIVNGSAQTVLRADLTDPDKLQYLIKRRLDNTGLVSGAVGTLQIKATKTSTKFRLTASGLTPNTDYVLTINGNAAQTNTTDSAGNLNLTALPPGSPNVLEIHSVALTDIAGNVVLTAGGGGGGVGLPTEAQARVNLRSANSFAVLAGSTVTSSGLTVVNGDLGVSPGTAITGFFTVDAGPGTVNGTIYNVTPGAAATAQADLTTAFNDAAGRSVGAISVAGNLGGQTLAPGLYKSTSSLEISSGDLTLDAKGDANAVFIFQMATTLTTTSGRQVILSGGAKAANVFWQVGTSATLGTSSVFKGTIMADQSISLTTGATLDGRALARIAAVTLEANTITAP comes from the coding sequence ATGGGCATGGCGCTTGCGCTGGCCGTGATGTATCCCAACCACGACTCAATCGCCAAGAATTCCAACAAGGGTGGGACGAGTATTCTCCATTTGAACTTCGTGACGGCGATGCTGAACACCGGCGTCGATCCCGATGCCAGTGGCAGCGTCAACGGCAAATTGAACCGCCAGGGGAACGCCAGCAACCAGCGCCTCCAAATTTCGCTGGCCAATCTGGATCCGAACACGACCTATCAGTTGGCCGCTTTCATCGGCGATGACACCAACTCGACGAGTGTGGCGAGTTTTACTACAGATGCGAACGGCGCCTTCAAGGTCACGTATGTGAAAAAGTCCCAAGGTAAAGGAAGCGCCGGCGGACAACCACTCCCGGACGCGTTGCACCCGCTCAGAAACGTTCGTGAACTGGATATCGTCAACGGCAGCGCACAGACAGTGTTGCGCGCGGACCTGACCGACCCGGACAAGCTGCAGTACTTGATCAAACGTCGCCTGGACAATACCGGGCTTGTTTCTGGCGCAGTTGGGACGCTTCAGATCAAAGCCACCAAGACCTCCACAAAGTTCCGTTTGACGGCTTCGGGTCTGACCCCAAACACGGACTACGTACTCACCATCAACGGAAACGCTGCTCAAACCAATACGACTGACAGCGCGGGCAATCTGAATCTGACGGCTCTGCCTCCGGGTTCGCCGAACGTCCTCGAGATTCACTCCGTGGCACTGACAGATATTGCCGGCAACGTCGTCCTCACAGCAGGTGGAGGAGGCGGAGGGGTGGGGCTGCCAACGGAAGCTCAAGCGCGAGTCAACCTTCGATCGGCCAATTCCTTCGCCGTTCTCGCCGGCTCGACAGTCACCAGCAGCGGTCTTACCGTGGTTAATGGGGATCTTGGCGTGAGTCCCGGTACGGCAATCACTGGCTTCTTTACCGTTGATGCCGGACCAGGAACCGTGAACGGGACGATCTACAACGTCACTCCTGGAGCCGCCGCCACCGCCCAAGCCGACTTGACAACCGCGTTTAACGACGCGGCTGGACGATCAGTAGGTGCGATTTCGGTTGCCGGCAATCTCGGCGGGCAAACTCTTGCCCCGGGACTTTATAAATCCACATCATCGCTTGAGATATCATCGGGAGACCTCACGCTCGACGCCAAGGGCGACGCAAATGCGGTCTTCATCTTCCAGATGGCGACCACACTTACTACAACCTCTGGTCGCCAGGTAATCCTGAGCGGCGGCGCCAAAGCGGCAAACGTCTTTTGGCAGGTTGGCACTTCGGCGACTCTGGGAACGAGCTCTGTCTTCAAGGGCACCATCATGGCCGATCAATCCATCTCGCTGACGACCGGCGCAACGCTGGACGGTCGGGCGTTGGCGCGGATTGCCGCGGTTACCTTGGAAGCCAATACCATTACCGCTCCGTAG
- a CDS encoding glycoside hydrolase family 13 — MKHNKNHDNDPSAGPQLVPVRFEFTHPTARDVCIAGTFNDWQPETKPMHPAGGGRWLKDTTLPPGNYEYCLVVDNRWIPDPSVRETVPNPFGGRNSVLKVASSPEASHLASAEHLPLTNKNK; from the coding sequence ATGAAACACAACAAAAACCATGACAACGACCCGAGTGCCGGCCCGCAACTGGTACCGGTTCGTTTTGAATTCACTCATCCGACTGCCCGCGACGTTTGTATCGCCGGAACTTTCAACGACTGGCAGCCCGAAACCAAGCCCATGCATCCCGCGGGAGGTGGTCGCTGGCTGAAGGACACGACCTTGCCGCCCGGCAACTACGAATATTGCCTGGTGGTGGATAACCGTTGGATTCCCGATCCGTCGGTCAGGGAAACCGTGCCGAATCCATTCGGTGGAAGAAACTCGGTTTTGAAAGTAGCCAGTTCGCCGGAAGCATCTCATCTGGCCAGTGCAGAACATTTACCACTAACCAACAAAAACAAATGA
- a CDS encoding DUF883 domain-containing protein, translated as MKELNIMDKQRPATNDNFGTLAEDARALMAATADVAGEKVGDARKRLAAALENGKEIYGRVRDKAVEGARAADQTVHEHPYQAIGIALGVGALIGYLLARRGARNCD; from the coding sequence ATGAAAGAACTAAACATTATGGATAAACAAAGACCAGCAACCAACGACAACTTTGGCACGCTCGCCGAGGATGCGCGCGCCTTGATGGCCGCCACCGCCGACGTGGCCGGCGAAAAGGTCGGCGACGCGCGCAAGCGTCTCGCCGCCGCATTGGAAAACGGCAAAGAAATCTATGGCCGTGTTCGCGACAAGGCGGTCGAAGGAGCAAGGGCTGCGGACCAAACCGTGCACGAACATCCGTATCAAGCGATCGGCATTGCTTTAGGGGTCGGTGCTCTCATCGGCTACCTACTCGCTCGCCGGGGTGCCCGTAATTGCGACTGA